A DNA window from Pseudodesulfovibrio thermohalotolerans contains the following coding sequences:
- a CDS encoding molybdopterin-binding protein: MKTVPVQDAVGMVLCHDMTRIVPGETKGPAFRKGHVITEADIPGMLEIGKEHVYVLDLKEGQVHEDEAARRIAEAAAGPGITLSGVSEGRVNFEASPGLLSVNVEALNRINSIEEVVLATMHDGQQVTEPRAVAGTRVVPLVVREEKILRVEAICAECGHVVSVRPFRSLKVGVVTTGNEVFSGRIKDRFGPVIRKKFSRLGSSVMGQRLTSDDPAMTRDAILAYAAEGAEMIVVTGGMSVDPDDQTPTAIRATGAEIVTYGSPTFPGVMFLLAYLDGVPILGLPGCVMYYRASIFDLVVPRLLAGETVAREDIVALGHGGFCATCDVCRYPVCPFGK; encoded by the coding sequence ATGAAGACCGTACCTGTTCAAGACGCCGTGGGCATGGTCCTGTGTCATGACATGACCCGCATCGTACCTGGTGAAACCAAAGGCCCGGCCTTTCGCAAGGGGCATGTGATCACCGAAGCGGATATCCCCGGTATGCTGGAGATCGGCAAGGAGCACGTCTACGTTCTCGATTTGAAGGAAGGGCAGGTCCACGAGGACGAGGCCGCCCGACGTATCGCCGAAGCCGCCGCCGGGCCGGGCATCACCCTGTCCGGAGTCAGCGAGGGGCGCGTCAACTTCGAGGCGTCGCCGGGGCTGCTCAGCGTCAACGTGGAGGCGTTGAATCGGATCAACTCCATTGAGGAGGTCGTCCTGGCCACCATGCACGACGGCCAGCAGGTGACCGAACCGCGCGCCGTGGCCGGGACTCGCGTGGTGCCGCTGGTGGTTCGGGAAGAAAAGATACTCCGGGTGGAGGCTATTTGCGCCGAGTGCGGCCATGTGGTGTCGGTCCGTCCGTTCCGGTCCCTCAAGGTCGGAGTGGTGACCACCGGCAACGAGGTCTTCAGCGGCAGGATCAAGGACCGTTTCGGCCCCGTCATCCGCAAGAAGTTCTCCCGACTCGGCTCTTCGGTCATGGGGCAGCGACTGACCTCGGACGACCCGGCCATGACCCGCGACGCGATCCTGGCCTATGCCGCCGAAGGGGCGGAGATGATCGTGGTCACCGGCGGCATGTCCGTGGATCCCGACGACCAGACCCCGACGGCCATCCGGGCGACCGGGGCGGAGATAGTCACCTACGGCTCCCCCACCTTTCCGGGCGTGATGTTTCTTCTCGCCTACCTGGACGGCGTTCCCATTCTCGGGTTGCCGGGTTGCGTCATGTACTACCGCGCCTCGATCTTCGATCTGGTGGTCCCCCGTCTGCTGGCCGGGGAGACCGTCGCCAGGGAGGACATAGTGGCCTTGGGACACGGCGGTTTTTGCGCGACCTGTGATGTCTGCCGTTACCCCGTCTGCCCCTTCGGCAAATAG
- a CDS encoding NifB/NifX family molybdenum-iron cluster-binding protein, which translates to MENILIPIMDDELSPRFDLAPEVLIISITRETSAMGTLNERVISFETPSAEAMYRLVMAENIQTIICAGMENEVFEFLKRKGIKVIDNVCGPVDPILEAYLAGQLSPGQYYF; encoded by the coding sequence ATGGAAAACATCCTCATCCCCATCATGGACGACGAACTGTCCCCCCGCTTCGACCTCGCCCCCGAGGTGCTCATCATTTCCATCACCCGGGAAACCAGCGCAATGGGCACCCTGAACGAACGTGTCATCAGCTTTGAAACGCCGTCGGCCGAGGCCATGTACAGACTGGTCATGGCCGAAAACATCCAGACCATCATCTGCGCGGGCATGGAGAACGAGGTTTTCGAATTTCTCAAGCGCAAAGGGATCAAGGTCATAGACAACGTCTGCGGCCCTGTTGACCCCATCCTGGAAGCCTACCTCGCCGGTCAGCTTTCTCCCGGTCAATATTATTTCTGA
- a CDS encoding LysR family transcriptional regulator, whose protein sequence is MNFTKLLYFKTIVEQGQISRAARVLHMSQPPLSQRLKELEEELNVTLIERSGANWAVTSEGKALYQRALDILDLVNGIPDEIQASRLGVEGLVTIGCTTLSITLLTEFILHLNKLHPRVRTRLLIDDSTVLKHKLLEHAIDFCVTILPYTETRLHLAPLKPTPSMLVVPPSMAEPPFTKASTPGAELDIRELHDKPLVIFRRFDGGGTYMKTMDFFHEYEVKPRIIMDSPDGRILLDMLEQGLEAMAMVPGSEIPEHIRKNFVLCNLPDFFPKVHPCLARVDNRYLPRASRTAWKELCAFVSRTDPGLEVPSPESAG, encoded by the coding sequence ATGAACTTCACCAAGCTGCTGTACTTCAAGACGATCGTTGAACAGGGACAGATCAGCCGCGCGGCCCGCGTCCTGCACATGTCCCAACCGCCGCTCAGCCAGCGCCTCAAGGAGCTGGAAGAGGAACTGAACGTCACGCTCATCGAACGCTCGGGTGCCAACTGGGCCGTCACCAGCGAAGGCAAGGCCCTGTATCAGCGCGCCCTGGACATCCTGGACCTGGTCAACGGCATTCCCGACGAAATCCAGGCATCGCGGCTGGGCGTGGAGGGGCTGGTCACCATCGGCTGCACCACCCTGTCCATCACCCTGCTCACCGAATTCATCCTCCATCTGAACAAGCTCCACCCCCGCGTCCGCACCCGGTTGCTCATCGACGACAGCACTGTGCTGAAGCACAAACTGCTTGAACACGCCATCGACTTCTGCGTGACCATCCTACCGTACACGGAAACCCGGCTGCACCTTGCGCCGCTCAAGCCTACCCCGTCCATGCTCGTGGTCCCCCCGTCCATGGCCGAACCGCCATTCACGAAGGCCTCGACTCCCGGCGCGGAGCTGGACATCCGGGAACTCCATGACAAGCCCCTCGTCATCTTCCGGCGTTTCGACGGCGGCGGCACCTACATGAAGACCATGGACTTCTTCCATGAATACGAGGTCAAACCGCGCATCATCATGGACAGCCCGGACGGTCGTATTCTCCTCGACATGCTGGAACAGGGGCTGGAGGCCATGGCCATGGTCCCTGGCAGCGAAATACCGGAACACATCCGCAAAAACTTTGTTCTATGCAACCTCCCGGACTTCTTTCCGAAGGTTCACCCCTGCCTGGCGCGGGTCGACAACCGCTACCTGCCACGCGCCTCCAGAACCGCCTGGAAGGAATTGTGCGCCTTCGTCAGCCGGACCGATCCCGGACTGGAAGTCCCATCCCCGGAAAGTGCCGGTTAG
- a CDS encoding methyl-accepting chemotaxis protein produces MFANLSLKLKVLALALLGPVIVATVLSVHQAIQIRNDAESGIVQQSRALILMAEAARNEMAKKLNMGIMVPFDQLDTQEKLLESIPVITAINIAKQKAEDLNYNFRVPKVAPRNPINKPTPIEEKVLAELKAKNLNEKILIENNEIRYFRPIRLTKECLYCHGDNKGDRDPVGGVKEGWKEGEIHGAFEIITSLDEVNASVFSSELYAALETTAVLLAVGVLVWFLVKIIIVGPLFRIRTYAKSVADGDIDAEPEGHFAAELGVVKEAIQTMVGNLRAKMLEAAQKQDEAEYAQGVAEKAMEDAKAQEARTNQLLTTMKRIAGEASLIAEQVTSAADEISAQAEQVSKGAEVQRDRTTQTATAMEEMNATVLEVARNSSNSAESAANARTEAQEGAKIVRKATDAIREVHDLTSTLKQSMDQLGNQTTDIGQIMNVIEDIADQTNLLALNAAIEAARAGEAGRGFAVVADEVRKLAEKTMAATKEVGDAIQVIQDAATANIQSVDYAAKVVEQATSLANSSGEALDSIVKFADDTSGQVQSIATAAEEQSAASEEINRAVDDINHIATETAEGMNQSAEAINKLAKLSNQLHKLIEEMNAH; encoded by the coding sequence ATGTTCGCCAATTTGAGCTTGAAGTTAAAAGTGCTGGCCCTGGCCCTGCTCGGGCCGGTCATCGTCGCTACCGTACTGTCCGTCCACCAGGCCATCCAGATCCGCAACGACGCCGAAAGCGGCATCGTCCAGCAAAGCCGGGCACTCATTCTCATGGCCGAGGCCGCCCGCAACGAAATGGCCAAGAAGCTGAACATGGGCATCATGGTCCCCTTCGATCAGCTCGACACACAGGAAAAACTCCTCGAATCCATCCCGGTCATCACGGCCATCAACATCGCCAAGCAAAAGGCCGAGGATCTGAATTACAATTTCCGGGTCCCCAAGGTCGCCCCCAGGAACCCGATCAACAAACCCACGCCCATTGAGGAAAAGGTGCTGGCCGAACTCAAGGCCAAGAACCTGAATGAAAAAATCCTCATCGAGAACAACGAAATCCGCTATTTCCGCCCCATCCGCCTGACCAAGGAATGCCTGTACTGCCACGGCGACAACAAAGGCGACCGCGATCCCGTCGGCGGCGTCAAGGAAGGCTGGAAGGAAGGCGAGATTCACGGCGCGTTCGAAATCATCACATCTCTGGACGAGGTAAACGCCAGCGTATTCTCGTCCGAATTGTACGCAGCCCTGGAAACCACGGCCGTGCTCCTGGCCGTGGGCGTCCTGGTCTGGTTCCTGGTCAAGATCATCATTGTCGGCCCGCTCTTCCGCATCCGCACCTACGCCAAGTCCGTGGCGGACGGCGACATCGACGCCGAGCCGGAAGGACACTTCGCGGCCGAACTGGGCGTCGTCAAGGAAGCCATTCAAACCATGGTCGGCAACCTCAGGGCGAAAATGCTCGAAGCCGCCCAGAAGCAGGACGAAGCCGAATACGCTCAGGGCGTGGCGGAAAAGGCCATGGAAGACGCCAAGGCCCAGGAAGCCCGAACCAACCAACTGCTGACCACCATGAAGCGCATCGCGGGTGAAGCCTCCCTCATCGCCGAGCAGGTCACTTCGGCCGCCGACGAAATCTCCGCCCAGGCCGAACAGGTAAGCAAGGGGGCCGAGGTCCAGCGCGACCGCACCACCCAGACCGCCACGGCCATGGAGGAAATGAACGCCACGGTTCTCGAAGTGGCGCGCAATTCCTCCAACTCCGCCGAATCAGCGGCCAATGCCCGCACCGAGGCCCAGGAAGGGGCCAAGATCGTGCGCAAGGCCACGGACGCCATCCGCGAGGTCCACGACCTGACCTCCACCCTCAAGCAGTCCATGGACCAGCTCGGCAATCAGACCACGGACATCGGGCAAATCATGAACGTCATTGAGGACATCGCCGACCAGACCAACCTCCTGGCCCTCAACGCCGCTATCGAGGCGGCCCGTGCGGGCGAGGCGGGACGCGGTTTCGCCGTGGTCGCCGACGAGGTCCGCAAGCTCGCGGAAAAAACCATGGCCGCCACCAAGGAGGTCGGCGACGCCATCCAGGTCATCCAGGACGCCGCGACCGCCAACATCCAAAGCGTGGACTACGCGGCCAAGGTCGTGGAACAAGCCACCAGCCTGGCCAACAGCTCCGGCGAAGCCCTGGACTCCATCGTCAAATTCGCCGACGACACCTCCGGGCAGGTACAGTCCATCGCCACCGCCGCCGAGGAGCAGTCCGCCGCCTCCGAGGAAATCAACCGGGCCGTGGACGACATCAACCACATCGCCACTGAAACGGCGGAAGGGATGAACCAGTCGGCCGAAGCCATCAACAAGCTGGCCAAGCTCTCCAACCAGCTCCATAAGCTCATCGAGGAAATGAACGCCCACTAG
- a CDS encoding CBS domain-containing protein: MKVKELMTPVGDYRTLSTDATLGDVAAALEGGTHRDIFIVDESGAFAGVLTMTGIITALEPNYKKLFKKNLDSDTLSNRYVAEQFKEFNLWADTLSNICARGVAIKVTDAMHVPEEDHYLDEDSDLEHGVHMYMIGTPQPLIVRRDGKITGVLRMSDVFNEIIGRMNTCAQAD, from the coding sequence ATGAAAGTCAAAGAGCTTATGACCCCGGTGGGGGACTACCGGACGCTGAGCACGGACGCCACGCTCGGAGACGTGGCCGCCGCGCTTGAGGGCGGTACTCATCGGGACATCTTCATCGTGGACGAAAGCGGCGCCTTCGCCGGTGTCCTGACCATGACCGGCATCATCACCGCACTGGAACCCAACTACAAAAAACTTTTCAAGAAAAACCTGGACAGCGACACTCTCTCCAATCGGTATGTCGCCGAGCAATTCAAGGAGTTCAACCTCTGGGCCGACACCCTGAGCAACATCTGCGCCCGCGGCGTTGCAATCAAGGTCACCGACGCCATGCACGTCCCCGAAGAGGACCATTACCTGGATGAAGACAGCGACCTCGAACATGGCGTGCACATGTACATGATCGGCACGCCCCAGCCGCTGATCGTCCGTCGTGACGGCAAGATCACCGGCGTCCTGCGCATGTCGGACGTCTTCAACGAAATCATCGGCCGCATGAATACCTGCGCCCAAGCCGACTAG
- a CDS encoding transferase: protein MKKLEAVFDHITSRVNVNLKPMGIDVRTILQNCIPRERHLLYYAFYALTEDHPISFKFRHSNLAGTYFLGKTQVDHSVLYKSNVRGDELKRKGDVVEFNGVKTKLFYDEVIRIINSFLVKTLVHNNSKNPETPEVFRILNSTAMHFSNIHGTTLEGVYLGAFATADLSIMHNCVIGDFAYVQAGDLSRITVEPGRVWIKANNLFEFNYLYPEGVIEQYVKLDENGYLTGKFVDYVDEYKEDFVPIYSTARPETDFDVPETAYVSPYAVIKGKCEVGENALIVQRAHIEDSYIGKGSNAQENCYIQNSIYKGNNVTAHGGKVVWTTVGENVFVGFNSFVHGRQDCPITIGRDSIVMPHTIIDAEECIIIPDNSAVWGYITSQADLETQCINLDELAKASNVTLGAATFTGDGKAFVEAFRHRIDHIREENGAYFDGSDKTRGHAQKTRDAAFNILQPFQSGQDAGMYPTMTIGD from the coding sequence ATGAAAAAACTCGAAGCCGTATTCGATCACATAACGTCCAGGGTCAACGTCAACCTCAAGCCCATGGGAATAGACGTCCGGACCATCCTTCAAAACTGCATCCCGCGTGAACGCCACCTGCTCTATTACGCCTTCTACGCCCTGACCGAAGACCACCCCATCAGTTTCAAATTCAGGCACTCCAACCTGGCCGGCACCTATTTTCTCGGGAAAACCCAAGTCGACCACTCGGTTCTCTACAAATCCAATGTGCGGGGCGACGAACTCAAACGCAAAGGCGACGTGGTTGAATTCAACGGGGTAAAGACCAAGCTCTTCTACGACGAGGTCATCCGCATCATCAATTCATTCCTGGTCAAAACCCTGGTCCACAACAACTCCAAGAATCCCGAGACGCCCGAAGTCTTCCGCATCCTGAACTCGACGGCCATGCACTTTTCCAACATCCACGGGACCACGCTGGAAGGGGTCTACCTTGGAGCATTCGCCACCGCCGATCTCTCCATCATGCACAACTGCGTCATCGGCGACTTCGCATACGTCCAGGCCGGAGACCTTTCCAGGATTACGGTCGAGCCCGGCCGCGTCTGGATCAAGGCCAACAACCTCTTCGAATTCAATTACCTCTACCCGGAAGGCGTGATCGAGCAATACGTCAAGCTGGACGAAAACGGATACTTGACCGGCAAGTTCGTGGACTATGTGGACGAATACAAGGAAGACTTCGTGCCCATCTACTCCACGGCCCGGCCGGAGACCGACTTCGACGTCCCTGAAACGGCCTACGTTTCCCCATACGCGGTCATCAAAGGCAAATGCGAAGTGGGCGAAAACGCCCTCATCGTGCAGCGCGCGCACATAGAGGACTCCTACATCGGCAAGGGTTCCAACGCCCAGGAGAATTGCTACATCCAGAATTCCATATACAAGGGCAACAACGTCACCGCCCACGGCGGCAAGGTCGTCTGGACCACCGTTGGCGAAAACGTCTTTGTGGGCTTCAACTCCTTTGTTCACGGCCGCCAGGATTGCCCCATAACCATTGGCCGCGACTCCATAGTCATGCCCCACACCATAATTGATGCGGAAGAATGCATAATAATCCCTGACAACTCTGCCGTTTGGGGTTATATCACGTCGCAGGCCGACCTTGAAACCCAGTGCATCAACCTGGACGAGTTGGCCAAAGCCTCGAATGTCACCCTCGGCGCCGCCACCTTCACGGGCGACGGCAAGGCTTTCGTCGAGGCGTTCAGACACCGTATCGACCATATTCGCGAAGAAAATGGTGCATATTTCGACGGGTCCGACAAGACCCGCGGACATGCCCAAAAGACAAGGGATGCAGCCTTCAACATCCTTCAGCCTTTCCAATCGGGCCAGGATGCGGGCATGTATCCGACAATGACCATTGGGGACTAG
- a CDS encoding SLC13 family permease, translated as METASTAKSAFDWKRLAFMLTGVFLFAIVYYSPAWPDAIDPKGEHFILSPEAKGAIAVFLLAGTWWVFEVVPIGITSLMIGILQVMFHVRTANEAFKDFMDPSVLFIFASIMIGLVFTKTGLTKRLAYKMLDIVGERTSMIYLGVFVVTAALTHIMAHTAVAATIYPLLLAIYALYGEGDRPTKFGKGLFIGMAYVAGAGSIVTLLGAARGAVALGFFKEIVGVDVGFFELTYYMAPIGWAMTFLLWGFFMIVCKPEKDRIPGLREKARELNAKMGGLTRAEIMAAIIVGSVILIMSLRAFVPALKAVDKTAIILCSSVLFFVFKILDLKDLEDIPWNIILLFAGAMSIGFCLWQTGAAKWMAVNWLVMFQDANWFVFVMSIAFFVMIMTNFIMNVAAIAISLPVALVIAPYLGVAPEVILYASLVVAGMPFLLLVGAAPNAIAYDSGQFTTGEFFGWGIPASLLLMVVVGLAVLVLWPIMGMPITLPVGG; from the coding sequence ATGGAGACAGCAAGCACTGCAAAATCCGCCTTCGATTGGAAACGCCTGGCATTCATGCTCACCGGCGTCTTTCTTTTCGCCATCGTCTACTATTCCCCGGCCTGGCCGGACGCCATCGACCCCAAGGGCGAGCACTTCATATTGAGCCCCGAGGCCAAGGGGGCCATCGCGGTCTTCCTTCTGGCCGGAACATGGTGGGTGTTCGAAGTGGTGCCCATCGGCATCACCTCACTGATGATCGGCATCCTGCAGGTCATGTTCCACGTTCGCACGGCCAACGAGGCCTTCAAGGATTTCATGGACCCGTCGGTCCTCTTTATCTTCGCGTCCATCATGATCGGCCTGGTCTTCACCAAGACCGGCCTGACCAAGCGGCTGGCGTACAAGATGCTCGACATCGTGGGTGAACGCACCTCGATGATCTATCTCGGCGTGTTCGTGGTCACCGCCGCCCTGACGCACATCATGGCGCATACTGCGGTGGCCGCGACCATCTACCCCCTGCTCCTGGCCATCTACGCCCTCTACGGCGAAGGCGACCGGCCCACCAAGTTCGGCAAGGGGCTGTTCATCGGCATGGCCTACGTGGCCGGCGCGGGCTCCATCGTGACGCTGCTCGGCGCGGCCCGCGGCGCGGTGGCGCTGGGCTTCTTCAAGGAGATTGTGGGCGTCGACGTCGGCTTCTTCGAGCTGACCTACTACATGGCCCCCATCGGCTGGGCAATGACCTTCCTCCTCTGGGGCTTCTTCATGATCGTCTGCAAGCCCGAAAAGGACCGCATTCCCGGACTGCGCGAAAAGGCCCGCGAACTCAACGCCAAGATGGGCGGCCTGACCCGCGCCGAAATCATGGCGGCCATCATCGTCGGCTCCGTCATCCTCATCATGTCCCTGCGGGCCTTTGTCCCGGCGCTCAAGGCCGTGGACAAGACCGCCATCATCCTCTGCTCGTCCGTTCTCTTCTTCGTCTTCAAGATTCTGGACCTCAAAGACCTGGAAGACATCCCCTGGAACATCATCCTGCTCTTCGCGGGCGCAATGTCCATCGGCTTCTGTCTGTGGCAGACCGGCGCGGCCAAGTGGATGGCCGTCAACTGGCTGGTCATGTTCCAGGACGCGAACTGGTTCGTCTTTGTCATGTCCATCGCCTTCTTCGTGATGATCATGACCAACTTCATCATGAACGTGGCGGCAATCGCCATATCGCTTCCCGTGGCCCTGGTCATCGCCCCTTACCTGGGCGTGGCTCCCGAAGTCATCCTGTACGCCTCGCTGGTCGTGGCGGGTATGCCCTTCCTGCTCCTGGTGGGTGCGGCTCCCAACGCCATCGCCTACGACTCCGGCCAGTTCACCACCGGTGAATTCTTCGGCTGGGGCATCCCGGCGTCCCTGCTGCTCATGGTCGTGGTCGGCCTCGCCGTCCTGGTCCTCTGGCCGATCATGGGTATGCCCATCACGCTTCCCGTCGGGGGTTAA
- the nhaB gene encoding sodium/proton antiporter NhaB, with protein sequence MPQTLTQAFSKNFLGSAPNWYKLAIVAFLIINPILMITAGPFIAGWVLIAEFIFTLAMALKCYPLPAGGLLAVEAIILGMTSPATVYHEALNNFPVILLLIFMVAGIYFMKDFLQYTFTRILTRVQSKIIISLLFCFAGAFLSAFLDALTVTAVIIAVAYGFYNVYHRFASGKNMTCTHDLCSDETVKERDRAELTEFRAFLRNLMMHGAVGTALGGVCTIVGEPQNLLIGAEMGWHFIPFFLNVAHVSMPVLAVGLLTCVTVEKFHLFGYGAQMPGNIRSHLLETAIEMESKRGIQGKAKLVVQALVGVWLIVALGLHLAEVGIIGLSVIVFLTAFNGFIDEHQLGPAFEEALPFTALLVVFFAIVGVIHDQHLFDPVMQLVLSLNGQAQLAAYYSANGLLSMISDNVFVATVYISETKMHFTQVLSAIPGVTDGVALMKQLTDPHLARADVIAALPADIQDTVAKTMNQFDHLAVAINTGTNIPSVATPNGQAAFLFLLTSALAPVIRLSYGRMVVLALPYTITMSITGLAATYFITW encoded by the coding sequence ATGCCTCAGACACTGACCCAGGCCTTTAGCAAAAACTTCCTCGGAAGCGCGCCCAACTGGTACAAATTGGCCATCGTCGCCTTTTTGATCATCAACCCCATCCTAATGATCACGGCCGGGCCATTCATCGCGGGATGGGTCCTCATCGCCGAGTTCATCTTCACGCTGGCCATGGCGCTGAAGTGCTACCCGCTGCCCGCGGGCGGCCTGCTGGCCGTGGAAGCAATCATTCTGGGCATGACCTCACCTGCCACGGTGTATCATGAAGCCCTGAACAACTTCCCGGTCATCCTGCTCCTGATCTTCATGGTTGCGGGCATCTACTTCATGAAGGACTTCCTGCAATACACCTTCACCCGCATCCTCACCCGCGTGCAGTCCAAGATCATCATCTCGCTGCTCTTCTGTTTCGCGGGCGCGTTCCTGTCCGCATTTTTGGACGCCCTGACCGTCACCGCCGTCATCATCGCCGTGGCGTACGGATTCTACAACGTTTACCACAGGTTCGCTTCCGGCAAGAACATGACCTGTACCCACGACCTCTGCTCCGACGAGACGGTCAAGGAGAGGGATCGTGCCGAGCTGACTGAGTTCCGCGCCTTCCTGCGCAACTTGATGATGCACGGCGCGGTCGGCACCGCACTGGGCGGCGTCTGCACCATCGTGGGCGAGCCTCAGAACCTGCTTATCGGCGCTGAGATGGGCTGGCACTTCATACCCTTCTTCCTCAACGTGGCCCATGTCTCCATGCCCGTTCTGGCGGTCGGCCTGCTGACCTGTGTGACTGTGGAGAAATTCCATCTCTTCGGTTACGGCGCGCAAATGCCAGGCAACATTCGTTCCCACCTGCTTGAAACCGCCATCGAGATGGAATCCAAGCGCGGCATCCAGGGCAAGGCCAAGCTCGTGGTCCAGGCCCTGGTCGGAGTCTGGCTTATCGTCGCCCTGGGCCTGCACCTGGCCGAAGTCGGCATCATCGGCCTGTCCGTCATCGTCTTCCTGACCGCCTTCAACGGATTCATCGACGAACACCAGCTCGGACCGGCCTTCGAAGAGGCTCTGCCCTTCACCGCACTGCTCGTGGTCTTCTTCGCCATCGTCGGCGTCATCCACGACCAGCACCTTTTCGACCCGGTCATGCAATTGGTCCTCAGCCTGAACGGCCAGGCCCAGTTGGCCGCCTACTACTCGGCAAACGGCCTGCTCTCCATGATTTCGGACAACGTCTTCGTTGCGACCGTCTACATCTCCGAAACCAAGATGCACTTCACACAGGTCCTGTCCGCCATTCCCGGCGTCACCGACGGCGTGGCCCTGATGAAACAGCTCACCGACCCGCATCTGGCCCGAGCCGACGTCATCGCCGCTCTGCCCGCCGACATCCAGGATACGGTCGCCAAAACCATGAACCAGTTCGACCACCTCGCCGTGGCCATCAACACAGGCACCAACATCCCGTCCGTGGCCACCCCCAACGGACAGGCCGCCTTCCTGTTCCTGCTGACCTCGGCGCTGGCCCCGGTCATCAGGCTGTCCTACGGCCGCATGGTCGTCCTGGCGCTGCCCTACACCATCACCATGTCCATCACCGGCCTGGCCGCCACCTACTTCATCACCTGGTAG
- a CDS encoding sigma-54 interaction domain-containing protein: protein MAIADPAALIRNLSNKQGLAALLDVLPLGVAIMDRNGTLLAVNRNYESLTGVNGDQVLGIRCQHALRSDYCMRKCPMRSGWTDKRTRTLETNIINRDREKLSIHLTLAPLVADDGSIRGVIETLMPASIHALDEIVSGVSGLGELVGRSPEVRKIFSMTPSIAQTDSPVLITGETGTGKDMLAEEIHKESDRDGPFVKVNCGALPVPLLESELFGHTKNALPGADQAKPGRLRMAHGGTLFFTEIGDLPLPLQTKLLAYMDDHAVRPIGSTKVVHTDVRIMAASHYDLEDMVRRKRFRRDLLYRLNVIRLHLPPLRERGEDLLLLLDHFLKMFQVRYGKKVDRFSKNVETLLRSYEFPGNIRELRNLIEYAVNFCDTNVIRMRHLPGYMLHAPNLPENLSIPQRPVETGAVLAAPPERWEDVQRKMIMEALVKTGGRKSKAAELLGWGRSTLWRKMKHFGIE from the coding sequence ATGGCCATAGCCGACCCGGCAGCGCTGATACGCAACCTATCGAACAAGCAGGGACTTGCCGCCCTTCTGGACGTGCTGCCACTGGGCGTGGCCATCATGGATAGGAACGGCACGCTGTTGGCCGTGAACAGGAACTACGAGTCCCTGACCGGGGTGAACGGCGACCAGGTTCTCGGCATCCGCTGCCAACACGCCCTGCGCTCGGACTACTGTATGCGAAAGTGCCCCATGCGGAGCGGCTGGACGGACAAGCGGACCCGGACCCTGGAGACGAACATCATCAATCGCGACCGGGAAAAACTCAGCATCCACCTGACCCTGGCGCCGCTCGTGGCCGACGACGGCTCCATCCGCGGGGTCATAGAGACCCTGATGCCAGCATCGATCCACGCCCTGGACGAGATCGTCAGCGGCGTTTCCGGGCTCGGCGAGTTGGTGGGCCGCAGCCCCGAGGTGCGCAAGATATTCTCCATGACCCCGTCCATCGCCCAGACGGATTCCCCGGTGCTCATCACCGGAGAAACCGGCACCGGCAAGGACATGCTGGCCGAGGAGATCCACAAGGAATCCGACCGCGACGGCCCCTTCGTCAAGGTGAACTGCGGCGCGCTGCCCGTGCCGCTGCTGGAGTCCGAACTATTCGGGCACACCAAAAACGCCCTGCCGGGCGCGGACCAGGCCAAGCCGGGCAGACTGCGCATGGCCCACGGCGGTACGCTCTTCTTCACCGAAATCGGCGACCTCCCCCTGCCCTTGCAGACCAAGCTGCTGGCCTACATGGACGACCATGCCGTCCGGCCCATCGGCTCCACCAAGGTTGTCCATACAGACGTGCGCATCATGGCCGCCAGCCACTACGACCTGGAGGACATGGTCCGGCGAAAACGGTTCCGGCGCGACCTGCTCTACCGGCTGAACGTCATCCGACTGCACTTGCCGCCCTTGCGCGAACGGGGCGAAGACCTGCTCCTTCTCCTGGACCACTTCCTGAAGATGTTCCAGGTCCGCTACGGCAAGAAGGTCGACCGTTTCTCCAAAAACGTGGAAACCCTGCTGCGCTCCTATGAATTTCCCGGCAACATCAGGGAGCTGCGCAATCTCATCGAGTATGCGGTCAACTTCTGTGACACCAACGTCATCCGAATGCGCCACCTGCCCGGTTACATGCTCCACGCGCCGAACCTGCCCGAAAACCTGTCCATCCCCCAAAGGCCGGTGGAAACGGGCGCGGTCCTGGCCGCCCCGCCCGAACGATGGGAGGACGTGCAGCGCAAAATGATAATGGAAGCGCTGGTCAAAACCGGCGGCCGCAAGTCCAAGGCCGCCGAACTGCTCGGCTGGGGCCGCTCCACCCTGTGGCGCAAGATGAAACACTTCGGCATCGAATAG